A window of Longimicrobiaceae bacterium genomic DNA:
CCTCCAGTCGATGAGCATGCGGCGAATGTCGTCGCGGTGGTTGCTCTCGTCGACGATCAGGCCCTCGAGCTGGATCTTGATGGAGATCTCCCCGGCCCTCTCCGCCTGCTCGATCCGGCGCGTGTACCGCTCGATGGTGTCCACCTCGCCCTGGAGGGCGTTCTCCAGCATCTCCCGGTTGTCCTTGGCGATCGGAACCGGCGCGGGGGCGACCACGGGCGTGCCGCCCAGGGCGACGATCTTGTCGGCCAGGAAGGCGGCGTGGGCCAGCTCGTCGGGGATCTCGCTCTCGAAGAAGCCGCGCAGCTCCTGGCGGGACGGCCCCGTGACCAGGGCGGCGTAGGTGCGGTACATGATCACCGCCTGGTACTCGGCGGCGAGGTCCTCGTTGAGACCGTCGATCAGCTCCTTGACGTCCGACATGATGGCTCCGGGAAGGGGTCCGGCCCCCCGCCGGCCGGAGGCGGGGGGTCTGCAGGTGTCTTCATGGCACCGGACGGGAGCAAGTCGGATACCAGCGCACCCCGGATCGGGTCAGAGCGAGACCTCCCGCCGCTCCTCGGCGGACCGGTACGCCGCGGCCAGGATCCGCATGAGCGCGACGTGCTCGCCGGGGCGCTCCGCCTGCCGCTCCCCGCGCACCACGTCCACGAAGTACTGCAGCTCCTGCCGGTACGACGCGGTGAAGAGGTTCTCCCGCCCCGGCGCCAGGGGGGGCGTGACGTCCACCAGCCCGCTCTCCATGTCCTTGAAGACGCCGAGCGGCGAGAGCGAGCCGGAGCCCGCCGACCCCATCAGGTGCAGGAACTGCCGGTCGCGCTCGGCGAGCAGGTTGGAGGTCACTTCGATGCCGATCAGCCGGTCCCCCTTGAGGCGGAGCATCAGCGCCGCGGAGTCCTCCACCTCTGCGCCGGCGGCGCGGTGCGTGTGGGCGGTGACCCGCTCGGCCTCGGGGTAGTCCAGGAGCCAGAGCGCCAGGTCCAGCATCTGGACGCCCAGGTCCATCAGCGCGCCGCCCCCCTGCGCCCGGCGCTGCCGCCAGCTCCGGCGCGACACCACGGAGCGGTTCAGCCACCCCGCCTTCAGGTAGAACACCTCCCCCAGCTCCCCGCCGGCCACGAACGACTTGAGCGCCACGGCGTCCGGGCGGAAGCGCTGGTTCATCGCCACCTGGAGGCGGTCGTCCGCGCCCTCCTGGGCCAGGATCCGCTCCACCCCCTCCGCGGTGAGCGCCAGCGGCTTTTCGCAGAGCACGTGCTTCCCGGCCTGGAGCGCTTCCACCACGTGCTGCTCGTGCAGGTGGCTGGGCGTACAGATCACGACCGCCTGGATGGATTCGTCCGTCCAGACCTCGTCCTGCGAGCGCGGCGCAACGGCGCCGAAGCGCCCCGCGATGGCCCGCGCCATGTTGGCGTCCGTGTCCACCACCGACGCCAGCTCCACCCCGCGCATGCGGTGCAGGATGGGGAGGTGCACCACCTGGGCGATCTTCCCGGTGCCCAGGACGGCGACGCGGACCGGCGGGCGCGTGGGGCTCATCGGACACCTCCCGGGGTGGCGCCGCGGACGGGGGGCGACGGGAAGCGCCAGCTTCCACCCAGGCTGAGGCCGGCGTACTTCACGTCGCTGGAGAGCGTCCCGCGTGCCTCCGCGAAGACGCGGAGCGCGGATCCGAAGGGGAGCTCGATGCCGCCCACCAGCTCCACCCCGGGGGCGATGGCGTCCAGGAGGTCTTCCACGAAAGTCCCGTTGATGGCCTCGCCACGGCCGTTGAGGAGGTGGAGCGCCGTCCCCACCCCGGCGTAGGGGAGGACTCCGTCGCTGCCGAAGGTGTAGTGCGCGTCCACGCCGAGGACCAGGTCGCTGACCCGGATCTCCCCCAGCTCGCGCAGGCAGTCGGCCAGCGGCTCGCGGCAGAGGCCGAGCAGCTTCCCGCGGAGCTCCTCCACCTCCTCCTCGCGCAGGCGCGAGGACCAGAAGGAGGCGCGAGGCACGATGCGCACGCCGGGGCCCAGGTAACCCAGGTCGGCGCGGATCCCGAAGGCCGCGGCGGGCTCGACGCGGGCGGGGAGGATGTACCCCACCTCGGCGCCGACGCCGCGGAACTCCAGGTTCTCGTAGTCGTAGTCCTCCAGGCTCTGCCCCGCCGCGAGCGCGGGGGAGGCGAGAAGGGCGAGCGCTGCCAGCGGCACGAGGTGTCGCATCGTCGGTCGGTCCGGTCCGGTCGAGGCGGTCAGTACAGGTCGCGGATGCGGGTTCCCGGGTAGTACGTCCCCAGGATGGTGCGGTAGTCCTGCCCGGCGCGCGCCCGGCCCATGGCCCCTACCTGGCACATCCCGATCCCGTGCCCCCACCCGCCGCCCGTCGCCACCACCTCGGTCACCCGGCCGCCCGGGCCGCGCACCACCTCCACGTCGAACTTGGAGCTGTTGAGCGGCACGCCCGCCGGGGTCAGGAGGATCCAGCGGACCCGGTCCCTGCCCACGGTGAAGGTCCCGTTGGTGGTCTCGATCCGCATGGTGCGGACGCGGCCGGACGGGGTGCGCTCCAGCACGCGCATGTCGCGCACCTCGCCCACGGAGGCGACCCCGCGCGGGAGCGAGTCGCGCAGCGTGCGCGCCAGGATGGAGTTGATCTGCTCCGCCGTCCACCGCTGGGTCCAGCGGAAGCGGCTGGAGCTGCGGTCGTACGCCTCGCCGGTGGCCGGGTCCACGTCCACCACGGAGACGAGGAACGGTACGGGGCGCTCGTTCCACACCTCCTCGATGGCGGCGGTCTGCCCGGCGCAGGTGGAGTGGTAGTAGGCCTCGATGGGCTCCCCGCGGTAGGTGAGGATCTCCCCCGCGGTCTCGCGGACGGCGCGGGAGACCGGCTCGTGCTCGCCGGAGGCGCCGCCGTACACCTGGTCCTGCACCGTGGCGAACACGTCGAACCCGAGCTGCTCCCGCCGGCCCAGGTACCGGATTGCGTAGGTGCGCGCGGCGACCGCCTGCGCCTTGGCGGCCTCCAGCAGCTCGGGCCCCACCTTGCCGATCTCGAAGGGGACCACGCCCAGCAGGTACGTCTCCATGTCGACCACGTTGACCGCCG
This region includes:
- a CDS encoding Gfo/Idh/MocA family oxidoreductase; the encoded protein is MSPTRPPVRVAVLGTGKIAQVVHLPILHRMRGVELASVVDTDANMARAIAGRFGAVAPRSQDEVWTDESIQAVVICTPSHLHEQHVVEALQAGKHVLCEKPLALTAEGVERILAQEGADDRLQVAMNQRFRPDAVALKSFVAGGELGEVFYLKAGWLNRSVVSRRSWRQRRAQGGGALMDLGVQMLDLALWLLDYPEAERVTAHTHRAAGAEVEDSAALMLRLKGDRLIGIEVTSNLLAERDRQFLHLMGSAGSGSLSPLGVFKDMESGLVDVTPPLAPGRENLFTASYRQELQYFVDVVRGERQAERPGEHVALMRILAAAYRSAEERREVSL
- a CDS encoding SpoIID/LytB domain-containing protein — its product is MPRLRSVPAVAAALLLGACVPRTVPPTVPPPPPAQPPTIVIPAEPPLAITEAPPVRVGILVDTPRVEIVATAPLTISSTASETTVGRAAAGERLTVAAAPGGRLRVTGSTGAELASAPGPLLFRSQGDGMITLGGKPYRGDVLVQSSTSGKVTAVNVVDMETYLLGVVPFEIGKVGPELLEAAKAQAVAARTYAIRYLGRREQLGFDVFATVQDQVYGGASGEHEPVSRAVRETAGEILTYRGEPIEAYYHSTCAGQTAAIEEVWNERPVPFLVSVVDVDPATGEAYDRSSSRFRWTQRWTAEQINSILARTLRDSLPRGVASVGEVRDMRVLERTPSGRVRTMRIETTNGTFTVGRDRVRWILLTPAGVPLNSSKFDVEVVRGPGGRVTEVVATGGGWGHGIGMCQVGAMGRARAGQDYRTILGTYYPGTRIRDLY
- a CDS encoding outer membrane beta-barrel protein — translated: MRHLVPLAALALLASPALAAGQSLEDYDYENLEFRGVGAEVGYILPARVEPAAAFGIRADLGYLGPGVRIVPRASFWSSRLREEEVEELRGKLLGLCREPLADCLRELGEIRVSDLVLGVDAHYTFGSDGVLPYAGVGTALHLLNGRGEAINGTFVEDLLDAIAPGVELVGGIELPFGSALRVFAEARGTLSSDVKYAGLSLGGSWRFPSPPVRGATPGGVR
- a CDS encoding ferritin-like domain-containing protein, with the protein product MSDVKELIDGLNEDLAAEYQAVIMYRTYAALVTGPSRQELRGFFESEIPDELAHAAFLADKIVALGGTPVVAPAPVPIAKDNREMLENALQGEVDTIERYTRRIEQAERAGEISIKIQLEGLIVDESNHRDDIRRMLIDWR